GAGCAGCAGACCCCACTCGGGGGCGGGCGGCTGGGCGCCCAGACCCAGGAAGCCCAGCGAGGCCAGGGCCAGGGCGATGCCCGGCAGGCGCAGCAGGGCATGGCGGGCGACCGGGGCGGCCACGGACGGCAGGACGTGCCGGGTGAGGATCCAGAACGGGCTCGCGCCGATGGCCCGTTGGGCGGTCAGGAACGCCGACGCCCGCACCTCCTGCACCAGCGCCGCCGCGTGTGCGGACAGGGCCGGCCAGGAGATCAGCGCGACCGCGAGGGCAGCGCCGCCGGTGCCGGGACCGGCGGCCGCGGCGACCAGGATGCCGACGATCACCGGGGGCAGGGCGTTGGCGATGTCCGCCGCGCCCTCCGCGATCCGGGGGAGGAAGCCCAGGGCGAGCGCGACCAGCAGGCTCAGCAGGCAGACGGCCGTCGCCGTGCCGACCGTGGAGGCGGCGCCGTGTCCGAGCCGGGCGAGCACGTCACGGCCGAGGCCGTCGGTGCCGAGCGGATGGGCCCAGGAGGGCGCGGCCAGCCGGGCCATGGTGTTGACGGCGTATGGGTCGCGCAGCAGGCCCCAGCCGATGGTCACGGCGAGGACGGTGAACAGCGTCAACGGGATCGCGGGATGTGCGCGCACCGGCCGTGCCGGAGGCAGTGCCAGCGAGGCGTCCCGCAGGGCCGGGCCCAGCAGCCGTCGCCGGGCGAGCGCCGCCAGCGCGCCCGTGACCAGGCCGAGCGCGAGCAGTGCGAGCACCGAGCCCTGGAGCAGCGGCAGATCCTGCGACTTGGCGGCGCCGAGCGCGGTACGGCCGATGCCCGGCACGGCGAAGACCGTCTCCACGGCGACCGCGCCACCGGTGAGCCCCACGGCGACCATCCCGAACTGCGGGACCAGCGGCGGCAGGACGCGTCGCAGCGCCGCCCCGGCGATCCGCGCCCGGCTCACCCCGGCGCCCCGCCACAGCTCCACCCACCGTTCGTCGAGCACGGCGGGCAACGCGTCCGCGACGAGCCGGCCGAGCAGCCCGCCGCCGGGGACGCCGAGGGCCACGGCGGGCAGGACCATGTTCTGCGGCCCCACCCAGCCCGACGTCGGCAGCCACCCCAGCCACACCCCGAACACCAGCAGCGCGACCGTGGCCAGCAGGAACTCCGGTACGGCGGCCAGCATCGCGGCCCACGCCCCGGCCGAGGCCCGGCCCCGCACCAGCACCGGCGCGACCAGCGCGCACGCCAGCAGCAGCGCCACGCCCAGCGAGGCGCCCATCAGCGCCAGTGACACCTGGAGCCCCGAGACCACGGAGGGCAGGACCTCGGTGCCCGACACCCAGGAGGCGCCGAGGTCGCCGCGCAGCAGGTCCGAGGCCCAGCCGCCCAGCAGGGACAGGGGCCCGGCGTCCAGACCGAGGTCCCGCCGTACGGAGTCCAGAGCTTCCTCGGTCGGGTCCTGCTCGGCGGAGCGGGCCCGCAGCACGGCCAGGGCCGGGTCCCTGCCGGAGAGCCAGGGCAGCAGGCCGACGGCGGCCAGGACGGCGATCAGGCAGAGGAGGCGGGTCAGCGCCGCGGCGCCGGCGAGCCGCCGTATACGGGCTTTCACTTGACGTGGGTGTCCGCCGTGACCAGCTCCCGCTCACGCGGGTCGTGGGCGGCGTCGGTCACGCCGGCGGCGTCGCCCTGGATCACGCGCTCGTGCAGCATGGGCACGGCCGCGTCCGTGCCGAGCACGGCGGCCTCGGCGGCGATGACCGCCTGGCGCCGGGCGTCGCCGGTCGGCGTCTCGCCGGCCTTCTGCAGGGCCTTGTCCACGGCCGGGGCCGCGAGCTGGGAGATGTTGAAGGAGCCGTCGGAGGCGAAGTCGCTGTAGAGGTAGGCGGCCGGGTCGCCGGAGTCGAGGACGGTGGCGCGGGAGAGGATGAACGCGTCGAACCGGCCCGCCAGCGCGTCGGACTCGATGTTGGCGTACTCGCGGACGTCGAGCTTCACCTTGAACCCGGCCTTCTGCAGCTGCTGTTGCAGTGCGGCGGCGACCTCGGGCAGCTCGGCGCGGTCGGTGAAGGTGCCGATGGTGATCGTCTTGCCGGCCGGGCCGCCGGCCTTGGTCCGCTGCACCGGCTTCCGCAGCTCGGCCGCCCAGGGCAGGGCGGGGCCGAGCAGCCCCTCGGCGACGTCGGCGCGCCCCTCGTACACGCCCTTCACGATCGACTCGGCGTCGATGGCCTCACGGGCCGCCGCCCGCACCGCGGCGTCCTTGAAGGGGCCCTTCTCGGTGTTGAGGTACAGGGTGTTGGTGCGCGGCATCGGGACTTCGGTGATCAGGTCCTGGTCGAGGACGGCGGCCTGCGACACCGGCACCGCCTCGACGATGTCGGCCTCGCCGCTGCGCAGGGCCGCGGCACGGGCGGTGCCGTCCGGCACGAACCGCACGTCGATGCCGGGGGCCTTGGCCTTCTTCCCCCAGTAGTCATCGTAGCGGTCGAGGGCGGCGGAAGAGGTGCCGTTGACCTTCGTCAGCTCGAAGGGGCCGGTGCCCGCGCCGACGGGGTTGACCGACTTCCCCTTGTAGGCCCTGGCGGCCAGGATCGACAGCTGCGGGGAGCTGAGCCGCTGCGGGACCAGGGGGTCCTCGGTTGCGGTGGTGACGGTGACCTTGTCGCCGTCGGCCTTCGCGGTCAGGTCCACGCCGTCGAGAATGCGGGGCTTGGGGGAGGCGGCGGCGGCCTTGGTGAGGGAGTTGACGACGGTTTCGGCGGTGAGCTTCGTCCCGTCGTGGAAGGTGACGCCGTCGCGCAGGGTGAAGGTCCAATTCCGGCCGGACTGGGCCCACTCGGTGGCCAGCGCCGGCTCGGCGTCACCGTCCGCGTTCAGTTTCACCAGGGTCTCCGCCGTCGACCAGCGCGACAGCTTGAAGGCGTCGTCCGACAGCGGGGACAGCCCCGAGCGCGGTGGCTGCATCATCGCGACGCGTATGCGCTTGCCCCCTGCCCCGGAGGCGTCCGTGGCCGACTGCCCACCGGAGAAGCAGCCGGTGAGCAGGGCGGAGGCCGCGGTGACGGCGGCAAGCGGGATGAGTCGAGCGGGGACGCGCACGGGGACACCTCGGTCAAGGCCTGGTAAATGGTTGAACGCGCCATGACCGTAGCATGATGACAATCGTTTTCAGAAGTGGCCCGGCTGTCAGCGGACGGGACTGTCAGGAGACGGGACGGAAGTGCCGTCGGTGTCCGCCTCCCGGATGGCGGTGACGGGCCGCCAGGTGCCGTAGTGGGGTTTGGCGTCCCAGGCGGTGATGGGGGGCGTCCGCCTGGGCCGTGCTGGCCGCCGCGTACAGGCGCGCCGTCTCGGCGATCCGATCCAGGCGCTGGCGAAGGGCTCGTGGCCGGTCAGGGTGATGTCCAGCCGGGGCGCAGCTCCGGGGAAGTGGTGGCGCAGTACCCGGTGAGCCGCCGAGGCGGCTGCCGCCGCGGACGAGGCCGTACGAGGCGCCCGCTCGTGCCACTTGTACGAGGGCGCTCGGGTCCGTCCTCAAACCGCCCGTTCGGGCGACTGACTCACCCGGACGGCCCGATGTCCTGGCCCTGTGCGAGCCGGGCCCCCTTCAGCGCCATGTGCAGGAGCAGGCGGTCCTCGCCGTCGTCCAGGTCCAGGCCGGTGAGCTTCTCGATCCGGGACAGGCGGTAGTACAGGGTCTGGCGGTGGATGCCCAGCTCGGCGGCGGCCCGGGCGGCCTGGCCGGCGCAGTCGAGGTAGACCTCGGCGGTGCGGGCGAGCTCCTGGTGGACGGGGAAGAGCAGGGCGTGCACCGCGGGGTCGCGGGCCACCTCCGGCGGCAGCGCGGTGAGCAGCCGGAACGGCCCGATCGACGCCCACTGGGCGACGGGCCCGAGCCGGGGCTCGGCCGACGCGGCCCGTGCCGCTGCCGAGGCCTCCCACCAGGCCGTCCCCAACTCGGCGAGGCCGGAGCGGGGCGTTGCGACACCGGCGGCGGGGCCGCCCGCTCCGCGCGAGGGCCTTCCCGCCGGGCCGGACGCAGCGGTGCCGGTCGGTCCGTGGGAGGAAGCCCCGGGCTGTTCTGGCCGGGCAGCGGCGGATGCGCCGCGGGGACCGCCGGCCGGTCCCTGAGCAGGCGAGCCGCCCGCTCCGCCTGCTCCGGACGACGGAGTGCCGGTGGCCGGTCTGCCCGAGGCGCCGGCGGCGGCTCCG
The genomic region above belongs to Streptomyces coeruleorubidus and contains:
- a CDS encoding ABC transporter permease subunit, giving the protein MKARIRRLAGAAALTRLLCLIAVLAAVGLLPWLSGRDPALAVLRARSAEQDPTEEALDSVRRDLGLDAGPLSLLGGWASDLLRGDLGASWVSGTEVLPSVVSGLQVSLALMGASLGVALLLACALVAPVLVRGRASAGAWAAMLAAVPEFLLATVALLVFGVWLGWLPTSGWVGPQNMVLPAVALGVPGGGLLGRLVADALPAVLDERWVELWRGAGVSRARIAGAALRRVLPPLVPQFGMVAVGLTGGAVAVETVFAVPGIGRTALGAAKSQDLPLLQGSVLALLALGLVTGALAALARRRLLGPALRDASLALPPARPVRAHPAIPLTLFTVLAVTIGWGLLRDPYAVNTMARLAAPSWAHPLGTDGLGRDVLARLGHGAASTVGTATAVCLLSLLVALALGFLPRIAEGAADIANALPPVIVGILVAAAAGPGTGGAALAVALISWPALSAHAAALVQEVRASAFLTAQRAIGASPFWILTRHVLPSVAAPVARHALLRLPGIALALASLGFLGLGAQPPAPEWGLLLDESRAYVERAPWAALAPAVALALLAGLAVSGAALTQGRRIRRVTPAPAKKEAPVGV
- a CDS encoding ABC transporter substrate-binding protein is translated as MRVPARLIPLAAVTAASALLTGCFSGGQSATDASGAGGKRIRVAMMQPPRSGLSPLSDDAFKLSRWSTAETLVKLNADGDAEPALATEWAQSGRNWTFTLRDGVTFHDGTKLTAETVVNSLTKAAAASPKPRILDGVDLTAKADGDKVTVTTATEDPLVPQRLSSPQLSILAARAYKGKSVNPVGAGTGPFELTKVNGTSSAALDRYDDYWGKKAKAPGIDVRFVPDGTARAAALRSGEADIVEAVPVSQAAVLDQDLITEVPMPRTNTLYLNTEKGPFKDAAVRAAAREAIDAESIVKGVYEGRADVAEGLLGPALPWAAELRKPVQRTKAGGPAGKTITIGTFTDRAELPEVAAALQQQLQKAGFKVKLDVREYANIESDALAGRFDAFILSRATVLDSGDPAAYLYSDFASDGSFNISQLAAPAVDKALQKAGETPTGDARRQAVIAAEAAVLGTDAAVPMLHERVIQGDAAGVTDAAHDPRERELVTADTHVK